From a single Methylacidiphilum kamchatkense Kam1 genomic region:
- a CDS encoding BatD family protein, with protein MKVRQTILIWKIPIGKIRLVFLACCFYTLLSIMTLGNVMAFSAHWLPINEKLEPGVSGHLSLIFENCSPQDEVKPPKVAFLEIEAPSISRNSRNELIYDFPIIPHQPGNYIIPPFLIATDHGLVEIPPISFTVKEVEIAPISADGVDAQVLIPQRTLWKGEPFVIEYRLLTRSGTFLDITSQPEWDPKDFLSNRWGKPQRVILNANGTYASGLRYTTTLLSLKAGKIVLPPISQQLTLEIERFGRGLFLNLLSNPSTPQPNPKSLK; from the coding sequence TTGAAAGTGAGACAAACGATTCTTATTTGGAAGATCCCGATTGGTAAGATCCGATTGGTTTTCCTAGCTTGTTGTTTTTATACATTGCTCAGCATAATGACTCTAGGCAATGTAATGGCCTTTTCTGCCCATTGGTTGCCCATAAATGAGAAGTTGGAACCTGGGGTATCTGGACATCTCTCTCTTATTTTCGAAAATTGTTCTCCTCAAGATGAAGTAAAACCACCCAAAGTTGCTTTTTTGGAAATAGAGGCTCCATCCATCAGCCGAAATAGCCGTAACGAGCTTATATACGACTTTCCTATTATTCCTCACCAACCTGGCAATTATATTATTCCTCCGTTTTTGATTGCCACAGACCATGGACTGGTGGAAATCCCCCCTATTTCTTTTACAGTAAAAGAAGTAGAAATAGCTCCTATATCGGCTGATGGCGTAGATGCCCAAGTGCTTATCCCCCAAAGAACATTATGGAAAGGCGAGCCTTTTGTCATAGAATATAGACTCTTAACCCGCTCAGGAACTTTTTTAGATATCACAAGTCAGCCTGAATGGGATCCAAAGGATTTTCTTTCCAATCGTTGGGGAAAACCTCAACGAGTGATTTTAAATGCCAACGGAACGTATGCTAGCGGTCTGCGCTACACCACCACTTTATTATCCTTAAAAGCAGGCAAAATTGTTTTACCTCCAATCAGTCAGCAACTTACTTTGGAAATAGAAAGATTTGGGCGCGGTCTTTTTCTCAACCTATTGTCAAACCCATCCACTCCACAACCGAACCCAAAGTCATTGAAATAG
- a CDS encoding BatD family protein codes for MNPVEAIQGEPISLSIRIEGTGNWAVPWKLPEYPPFKGIRVINSLPSRQIDPESLFTGVLKMELVLIPDIFGEIDLPAYSFTYFDVTQGEYQTLKSDPIHLSVKKSSLSKQTLDNKPELLSERSQSINTGYPQDMLPTGPLLGMEKGLAPFPPWDLGRESLLFAFIFLFLWCLLCWDRVAHKPFLLQKKKAGHCLRTIPQAIAKAKTNEEIYRYLLLWQKAFKEFWDIPYPFPDEESIEKRLIKTYLKNSAIAKKWAALWNQSQLYLFGRLSTPSPQWIDEAQELARRLPKAKIPLKEFFTTANFLPFLSLIIFVGLIFSILTSNLKGSKNLVGPLPFSFTSNKRLPSYASSILFCSLSDPPSDSKVEAFSSEEAYRCYEKGEFAKAIDIWKKKTLFQPLDWKTRNNLGLAFSQQEQWQRALGEWTAAFLLAPRNASVRWNFTVGINKNPEADTHIHSLQKNGYSNRLKIFLSPGEWERVAAISIFLLFLSLCIFLLHLYQKIRIPAFCFSIVLVLAFISSLSLLEFFSYGLFATPNAGMLVQDTPLRSVPTEVQQQNLPVKAGSVIKVLKAYLGWYKIEFINGQNGWVRSQCVTLFYKTPHAFVSEKEKAFYFSIFHN; via the coding sequence GTGAACCCCGTTGAAGCCATTCAAGGCGAACCAATTTCCCTCTCGATACGAATAGAAGGTACAGGGAATTGGGCAGTCCCCTGGAAACTACCGGAATATCCCCCTTTTAAAGGTATAAGAGTTATAAATTCGTTGCCATCCCGTCAAATAGACCCCGAGTCTTTGTTTACTGGGGTTCTGAAAATGGAGTTAGTCCTTATACCTGATATTTTTGGAGAAATAGATCTGCCTGCCTATTCTTTTACCTACTTTGACGTGACGCAAGGGGAATATCAAACATTAAAATCTGATCCAATTCATTTATCTGTGAAAAAATCCTCCCTTTCAAAACAGACTCTAGACAATAAACCAGAGCTCCTTAGTGAGCGCTCTCAGTCGATTAATACAGGCTATCCTCAAGATATGTTACCAACTGGGCCTCTCCTTGGTATGGAAAAAGGCTTAGCCCCTTTTCCGCCATGGGACCTTGGGAGAGAAAGCCTACTTTTTGCATTTATATTCTTATTTCTTTGGTGTTTGCTTTGCTGGGATCGGGTTGCCCATAAACCTTTTCTGCTCCAGAAGAAAAAGGCGGGTCATTGTTTAAGGACCATCCCGCAAGCGATTGCTAAAGCAAAGACTAATGAGGAGATTTATAGGTATCTGTTACTGTGGCAAAAAGCATTTAAAGAGTTTTGGGATATTCCTTATCCCTTCCCAGATGAGGAATCTATTGAAAAACGGCTTATAAAGACCTATCTAAAGAACTCTGCCATTGCAAAAAAATGGGCAGCTTTGTGGAATCAGTCCCAGCTTTATTTGTTTGGTCGACTCTCTACTCCTTCTCCACAATGGATTGATGAGGCTCAAGAGCTAGCTCGAAGACTTCCCAAAGCTAAGATTCCCTTAAAAGAATTCTTTACCACGGCCAATTTCCTTCCCTTCCTTTCCCTGATTATTTTCGTCGGGCTGATATTTAGTATTTTAACAAGCAATCTAAAAGGATCAAAAAATCTAGTTGGCCCACTCCCCTTTTCTTTTACAAGCAACAAAAGGCTCCCCTCTTATGCCTCTTCCATTCTATTTTGTTCACTATCTGATCCTCCTTCTGATTCGAAAGTTGAAGCGTTTAGTTCTGAAGAGGCTTATCGATGCTATGAAAAAGGGGAGTTTGCTAAGGCTATTGACATTTGGAAGAAAAAAACCCTATTCCAACCTCTGGATTGGAAAACAAGAAATAATCTTGGGCTAGCCTTTTCACAACAAGAACAATGGCAAAGAGCCTTAGGAGAATGGACAGCAGCTTTTCTATTAGCCCCTCGCAATGCTTCAGTCAGATGGAATTTCACTGTCGGAATCAATAAAAACCCTGAAGCTGATACACATATTCATTCTCTACAGAAAAATGGCTATTCAAACAGGTTAAAAATCTTTCTCTCTCCTGGAGAATGGGAAAGAGTAGCTGCTATAAGTATCTTTTTGTTGTTCCTTTCCTTATGTATTTTTCTTTTGCATTTGTATCAGAAAATCAGAATTCCAGCCTTTTGCTTCAGCATTGTATTGGTGTTGGCTTTTATAAGCAGTCTTTCTTTGTTAGAATTTTTTTCATACGGTCTTTTTGCAACACCCAATGCCGGGATGCTTGTTCAGGATACCCCCTTGCGGTCGGTTCCAACAGAGGTCCAACAACAAAACCTACCTGTAAAAGCAGGGTCAGTGATTAAAGTTCTAAAAGCCTATTTAGGATGGTACAAAATAGAATTTATAAATGGCCAGAATGGCTGGGTAAGGTCCCAATGCGTAACTCTCTTTTATAAAACTCCTCA